The sequence GGTGTCTTCATCATCTGCAGGAATTCAACACCCCCGCTGGGACaaatggaaagcagagagaagattCCTAGGCTTGTATTTCTGCATCTCAGCATTACCTGCTTGTCCACATAACAATTCATCCTACTTAAGATTTGAACTACTCTTGGAGAAGCCCATCTTTTCCCCAGTGATGGAGCTTAGCTTCCTGTTGTGGGTTTCTTACTTATGCAAGCTAAATTCAGGTCTGGGCTCTTCTGAACATCTTCAGTTACTATAAAAAGCACGAACTGTGGAGGCTTATATTTGTTTCCTCCCTTTATTCCTAACTGGGCTGACCCTGACCACAATTTGCCAGTAACAGAGAAGGGGCTGTGAAATCCAGGCCCACAACGCCGTACAGGGACTAGGCTTCCCAAAAGGACTCTATTAGCTGGAAACactccttttttccctccagaaatgcacaggaggcagaagaaaggtacaaggagcaggagaagcaaagGAGTCCATTTTATCatactttgcatttcttttcctaggACAACCACAGGATAGGGAGGAAACAATGTACTCTAGAGTGCTGTTGTCAAGGAGGCAATGAAAAGGAGAACAACACTGAAGTAGGAGGGAACGTCTCTAGGAGCACTAAAAGGTGCTCACCCTTCTCTACCTCTTCCAGCAGAAGCAAGATGACCAGTTTATCTCCTACCTGTAAATGTCAATGAGCTCTGACAGGTTTACAGATCTGCGTTTTTCCCACtccggctcctcctgctgcagcattgCAGGAAAGCTGTCCCGGTTTCTGGCTTGGGTAAAGATATCCCTCAGGGCAACTGCTTGGACATTACCTGCCAGGAAGAGTAAAGATGAAGTCATGCCTGTAAAGGTTAATTGTGTGATAGTACAGAGGGTCCTTTGGACCACTGTAGTTGTGGTAAAAGGccacacaaagcagaaagcaaaaaaagagctgaaaggTCCTTGGAACGATGTGCCACTGGTAGAGCTGGCTTTGGGAAACTCCAAGATATTCCAGGCAAACAGGCATTGGTACTCTTTCACATCATGGCAGTGAGACACTTTCTCATGCTCTCTGCTTCCAGATTTTACATTGCAAGGTATGGTGCAGACATCCCAGGGCCACTGAGCAACTTTAGgtaaaaagaatgttttctcaGTAATGTGAAGTACTGAAGAGGCTAGGTGTGTCTTACCAAAACCAAACAGGATGTAGATGGCTCCCCGGCTGGTGATATGGACTTGAGGGCCAATCACTTTCCCTTCTCCATTGATGTTGTACTTCACAGGCCCACCCAAAGCAGTCCCAGTCTTTCCTGACACCAAGATGAAAAACACATCAGGCTGCAAAGAGAGAGATGTAGAGATTTCTGGCAGTGATTTCATGCATTTGTACTCTCAGAATCTTCCCTGGTGCCCACAGCATGAAGCtctgctgccccttccctccaCAGCAAGGTCTAACTAGTGGTGTCTCTGCTTAGTTTGGCTTCCTGGGAGTCTCACATTCATGGTTCTCTCTTGTCTGCAAAAGCATCAAAGATGGAAGAGACTTCAAAAAAACAGACTCCTCTAACAACAGCAATGCTAGAATCATGGGGATGAGCATAGAGGAAATCAGCACTTAAATTTATCACACAAGTACTTATTACCTCTGGATAAGCTGAGTGCTCCTTTCTCCAGGGATCTAACTCAACATGACTTCCTACAATGCTGCTAAACACTCACTTCAAAACAAGCATTCACTGAGCAGAAAAAGATAGTTCTCAAGTCTCAGCCAGGAGTGAATAATGACCCTTCTGTTCATTCACAGCTGATAAGAAATGCAGGTAGTGTCATTATTGCTTGATCTCACTGCTCTGAGCcagtgaaagaaagaaggtGCTTTTCAGAGAAATCTAAAGGAACAACAATTAGGAGCTCTTGTATCTCCTGTTATAACCTTTCCATGTCAAGGGTTCCTGTTCTTCCTCTAAGTAGTTAAGGTCCTTTCAGACCTGTAGCAGGGACATGCTGTACCTGTGTCTCTTTGAGAGCCAGAACAACAATATCCCTAACGCCATCTCCATCTACATCCGGAAGAGTTGCAGCCGGTGCAGCCAGGATCCCATCAGAAAGGTGGATGGAGTTCAGTGTCCAGATGGTCTTGCCTGTGGGAAGAAAAGGATGAAAGAGACCTGCAGCACTTGGGGAAGCAGTGGGCATCCCCAGCGAGTTCCTCAAAACTTACGAGAAGGACAGAACAAGAGAGCTTGTTTTCCCCGTTcctgaagaaaagggaagacgAGCACACAGACTGGGGCAACATGCAGTGGGAAGCAAAGTTCTTCCCCTGGCATTTCTTCAGATTGGCTTTGAGACATGCCTTCGTCctgctgtgcttccttctctgcATCTCTCTACACAGACCTGAGCCCAACAAGCTTCCTGAAATAGCAAGGAATATTTGAGGTTCACTCTTGGAAGGAGAACCTAAATAGGAGTGCTGGTCTGCAGGACTGCAGTTGTTTTCCTCAGCCAGCAGTAAAGCCTGTAGGTGGATGCCAGGAAAGGGAACAGATGGGCAGTTCTGATATTCAAAGTGCAAATCTGTGTTTCAGTTAAATTCCCAGCAGCAAATAGCCACTCCAGCATAGCACGCTCACTCCACCTCAGGGTGAAAGCATGTTAGCAGACGTGATATCAAATGGTTCAGCAGTCCAGCATGGACCCAGCTGGAAACTCAGTAAAACCTGATTTGCAAATTGGCAGATAAACAACCAAAAAATGCATAATGAAATGTGATGCTTTTACTTCTCCGTAAGTCTTTTGCCAGCACTTCCATTTTTcaaatcagtttaaaaatgctttgctgctgctactgctgtgTAGGATATGGTTCATCCCTGCATGACAAAGGAAACCAAAGGCCAGACCTGCAAACACTAGTGCACATTATTAACACTACTACTGCTGGTAAAAGAGACAGCCTATGCTCCTCATGATGCAAAGACAGACCTGTGCACATGATCTGGTccctaaaaatatttgaaaggtaAGTACTGCTGCTCATTGACTGGATCTGTCACTTAAACCCAAAGTTTCTTGTCTCTCTCCATCCTCTGTTCTGATTCCAAAATCATTCTCCTATAGTTACCTATCAATATTTCTGTCAGTGAATTAATGTGGCTGAACAAGCAGCAATCAGAGAATGGAGATGTACATGACCAAGtgattaaaaatgcaatatCCATTCATATTTAATCAATTTTTCTATGGGCCTAATTTCTCTGGTGGGTTTACTAGCTGTAGCATATGCCTCTATGTAACTTCTCCAGGACTGGTGCTCAGCTTTCCAGTGCTGCTACACAGGTGCAGAGCTGTACTAACAGCTCAGTGTAGATGAAAACAGACCTTACACATCCTTTATGCCATGCAGCTATTACAGATCAACAGATAAGATTAACACTTTGAAATGTTCCGAGATGGTAGGATGGAGATGCTACCAGAGAGTGGCAATGGTCTGGAGTCTCTCTCACCTTTTGTAACTAGAAACTTATTAGTGTTTTCACCCTTTCCTGTGTGTCACTAGATAACAGCCAGCACAAAGTGCCAACACTGAATGCTTATGCTTATTGGCCcttcaaaggaaaggaaaaagcagcagcatctttcTAACGTGCTAGTAGTTGCCTCTACCTGTGGAGGCGCTGAGAAGGCTGAGGAATTTAGATGTTCCTGTCACAAGGCAGGTGGGCTCTGCTGGTGTCCCCAGCGACAGCCCTTTGCACTGCACACTCCGAGTCTCCTCTGGAAGCTGGATGGACCACAGGGTGCTGCCGTTCATACCAGAAAGGGCCACCACAGTCACAGAGGGCCTAGAGACACCTGGAagagacaggagagagagagagtgaaatCCCTTGGCTTCAAAGGCTATCCTCATAGTGTCTTTGGTCCTTGTGCTTAAGTTCCAGCTCTATCTCCTGAAGCTGAGTGGCTCAAGCCAGCTATCTCCATACTGCCTTAAAGGAAAGGTCAGATCCCACCCTTTGGATTAGtctctctgcctgcagagcctaGCAGTGACCTGAACTCACTGCAAGAAATGTGGTCAGGTGGGCACGAGGAACCAAGCTCCTCTTGGGGCCAacctgctgagctgtgctgacTTCCTGGTGTGAAACACATTGCTGTCAAACCAGACTAATCCTTCCGATCCCCTCTTCCTCAAGCTGATGGATACCACTGAGGGGATGCCTTAAGTGACTCCTTAGGCAGCTGCCACCTCCTGGAAGGACTGGGCTGTCTGTAATTCTGGGGCACCATAAAGTGACTGACAATCTGGgagctttttcctttgttttccaactttttgtcgttgttgttgtgAAAAACAGATTGAATGCAACAAATTGGTGTTACTCGGGGTCTTTTCCTAACTCACCAGTTAGCACGAAATAATAGCAAGAAAAGGCGTCCTATGCTGTTTCAATAGACTGTTGGCTCTGATTGCAAATGCCAAAAACTTTTAGCTCGGCCTCTCCTCAGATACGATTGTGGTTACTGTAATCTCCACCCTGGACATTCATATCACAACTTAAGATGAACTCCCATACATTTCAAGATAACAACAGTTCCTGTTGGCTCCCATCTTACTGGCAAAACTCAGCCTGACTACATGGAGGGCGTAACCGGGCCACTGGCTAAAAACAAGTCTGAGCCCACCCTCTAAATCTAAACTTACCCTCTTCTCAAACTGAAAATCATACGGCTCATGCTAAAGGGTTGCCTCAGGATCAATTCTTTTTGTTGGGTTAGCAGGGATCTAGAATGCAGCTCACAACTGCTGTGTGTATAGGCTGGATAAATATCCAACAATGTCACAGCTTGGTCCACCAGAACCTATTCTAAGCAGCCACCAGAAGGAAGAAGGGTGATCCCTGCTGAATAGTCAGGCACAGAAGCTTCCCTACCATCAGCCAGTTTATTGTACATGAATTAACATTTGGAGCCTGGCAGGGATGTGGAGGGATCTGGAGAAAAAGACAGCAAGGTGGGGCTATTTCCTGCAACACCAACCTACAGCTGCTCTAAAAACAACAGTATCACTGCAATAAAAGAAGTTTGTACAGCCCTCTTTGGCCCCAGGGAAGACAGGGAATCAGAGCAGCTCCAGGGAAGAACATCCATAACGCTCCCTGTTGGCAAGCAGTGAGCTAGCTCAGAAGAATCAGAGCGCTCAAGCAGTCAGTCTGTCATCACTGTTCCTATTGCCAGCTACCCTTAGCAATGGCCAGGAGACCAGATCATGGATCAGGAAAAAGTCCAGACTCTACTACTGAATCCTGTCTGTGATCTTTGTCAAGCTGCTTCCACCTCCCTGTCTGTAAAATGGAGGTAGAGAGACGGAGCTTTTTAGTGAAGAGCTTTGAGAAGTagcaaagggggaaaaaacaccacCTTATTTCTAATTGCtatttgcagtgcagtgctttCTGATTGCTTTATCTCTGCTCTCAAGCCAACTGTGCACAAATACAGGACAAAGAGATGGACTTGCCCCAAGATGAGATGAGGGGAAATAGATGACTGACTGGCTGAGAACAGGTATTGGAGCAGAGGCTTGCAAGGAAGATTATGAACAGCATGACAAAGCACAGCCACAGAACAGAAGCCATGTTAATGAAGAAACAACAAGGTAGATTTGTAGTGGTATAAACTCTTCCCATGCATTAGATGAATATACCAAGGTTTGTACTGACAAGTACGGAAAGCGGAGTGGAAGGAACTGTGGTGCTTACCCATGACACTAGCATTCATCAAGGCTGTGAAGACGATGAGGATGTCAGGAAGCCCATCGCTGTTCACATCACACAACTCCAGTGGGGATAACACTCCACCTGCAACAGTCACAGAGAACCACCGTGCTGTTGACAAAGCAGCCACTCAGCCCACTCTTCACACTGGGAGCAGAAGGCTGGCACAAAAAACAGACTCATGGAGTCTGCTAGGGAAGCAGTAATGCCAGACAGCTCCCACCACAGCTAGATCTTTCACTGcatggaaaagcagaaatgtagCATCTGAgtcagaggaaggaaagggaaaaatacaggAACTGACAGAAAAAGATATCTGTTTCCCACTTCACTTTCTGAGGTGATGTGGGAGACACATATCTTACAAAGGGCTTAGATTTGGAAGCCAGGGGCAGAAAGCAAGGAGGGAGAGACATATCTAGACCTGGcagaaattatttcacaaaCTACTGTTACTTCACTTCAGAGGTCAGAATGGGAGATACTTCAGAAATGTTACCAGTGGCCTGTGTAAGTTGACAAAAGATCCCAAATGTTGATTTAAAGATTCAAGCAGggcaagacaaaagaaataagGTTAGTTGAGCCAGTCAGGAGACACAAAGACTTCTATCGTCTCTTCCCAAACACTCCCACACACTTCAGCGTGGAGGTGCTGGTACAACCCGGGGTCTAGAGAGGGAAGGACTATGTTTTAAGGTGGGCTGGGCCATCTCTACGTGAAACAAACCATCCAGACAAAAAGGTAGGATGGGAGGAGTCAAAATGTTTTTGGTGTCGACAGAAACAAGATTTTGTGGTTCTGTTATCTACTGATGCCAGATTTCACAGGCCTCAGCTTGAAGAACAAGCAGGACAGAGCTGCCTGTCTATTACCTTGGAGCATCTGCACTGGTGAGGAAGGGTCTCTGCTCTGAGCTGGCTCTCCCAGATAGGTCTCTCCCGCCGATGCCCAGCCTGGGAGCTGCCACCTCCCCCACGCCAGACGCTGTTCCTGGGGCTTTCTCACCTGTTCCCTGACCTAGGTTGCGGTTCCAGGTGTTATGCAAATCTCTAGGGGGACAGGGAATGAGAAATGCGCACACCAAAACAAGAATCATCGAGATCACCACAGTGAGCAAAAAGACCGCTGTGCGCAGGTATGGCATGAGGGAGGGAGCAGCCTTCTGCTCCAAACTCCCAGCCGCCTCTGCAGGATAACCCTCGGGCGCGCTTTCTGACGTGCGCTGCTTTGTCATCCCAACCTCCACATCGGAGTCAGGATCCTGCACCTCCTCAGGGGGGCTCTTCCCATTCTTGACACCCCCGTTTTTCTGTATGTTGAGTACAAGGTCATCTTCACTTTCATCGCTATCAGCCTGAGTGAGGGGATCGTACTCCCCGAGGTCCGGGCTCTTCTTTCCTGAGGAGAGATGGAGACAGACAATAAAGCATTAGCTCCTTGCTTTTTCAGGATTTCAGTGGAGAAAAGGCTACAGTGAGCCAGGTGAGATCCCAGTGAGAGCTGTGAGAGAAAAGACAGGGTCTGTCCAGGTTTCAGAGtagcagctgcaggagaagtGATGCCAACAGTTTACTTCCCCAAGATAAAGGCATATACATATAatatctatatacatatatagatacAAGTATGCGTGTATACTTTCCTGTTTGGTAGTGAGCTACACGGACATGAATCGTGCTTCGTCCTCCGAGTACCTAAACTGCAGCACTCTCTTGACTTCAGACTGAACTCCTTTAGCATTTGCCAAACCCTAATCCCAACACAGCCCCTCTTCACTTGTAGGCTATGTCCTCCAAGGGGGCCTTCATCTGCAACTcatttttcccctgctccttcTGCCCAGTCCAAGCAGTACTGCTGCCTTCTGGTGTGCTGTATTTGCTGTCCTGCTTCGTGAGGGATGGAAGGGTCTTG comes from Anser cygnoides isolate HZ-2024a breed goose chromosome 1, Taihu_goose_T2T_genome, whole genome shotgun sequence and encodes:
- the FAM234B gene encoding protein FAM234B, with the translated sequence MATVLSRALKLPGKKSPDLGEYDPLTQADSDESEDDLVLNIQKNGGVKNGKSPPEEVQDPDSDVEVGMTKQRTSESAPEGYPAEAAGSLEQKAAPSLMPYLRTAVFLLTVVISMILVLVCAFLIPCPPRDLHNTWNRNLGQGTGGVLSPLELCDVNSDGLPDILIVFTALMNASVMGVSRPSVTVVALSGMNGSTLWSIQLPEETRSVQCKGLSLGTPAEPTCLVTGTSKFLSLLSASTGKTIWTLNSIHLSDGILAAPAATLPDVDGDGVRDIVVLALKETQPDVFFILVSGKTGTALGGPVKYNINGEGKVIGPQVHITSRGAIYILFGFGNVQAVALRDIFTQARNRDSFPAMLQQEEPEWEKRRSVNLSELIDIYSGGVEFLQMMKTPDTNCSNLLITSKEGLILLQGQDLEPRWTLEMQNISSQPVPGYFSADQTLDFMLQAQTGDGNKKVVVIDGKSGIPVWNQELPWQKQQLDALSVMTLDKKSVFLFWADEAQPVLQSLQPGPRSERPGLHHLYLLHPVFPTVLLDLTNATDKVIASAIGINDLQKDAFHITVTTTSTSEKQPGFLSVSKLGLKWAMMTQGRMVWLKDSTTPKISRGEVRRFLARLKFVDFPHKL